AAACTTCTATTTTGTGGAATCATGGGTTATCAAATGAGGCGTGCCTCAGGAGCTAGGCTCTAGGCATGTTGCTTGAGAAGCCAAAAGGCACGATCTGTTCAAGAGGCGCTTGATTGATTGCGCGTTTCTGAGCCTAGCGTCTTGCCGGAGGCGTGCCTTGGTGCAATTTTATTAGACATAAGTGTTTTTTAGGGTTCCAAGTTAAAATGTGTCAGAAATATCGCAAAGTTTCATGAGTGATGACTATGGCTTATGGAAACTTTAGTTTTGATGAAAAGTAGTTATTAGACTATTAGTTAATTAACTTAGGATGTGGTTGAACTTTAATCTttagatttaaaatttattattatgattaTGAAAGAGTTAGTAGTTAATTTGGAATTTATTTCATTCTAGAATTTATGATTAAGATTATGGATGATTGAATATGACTTAGTATTTGACTATTTATTGTATTTTAGAATATAACTGTTGTTATTTATGATTATgtatattattttttgaattaaGGGGCAAAATGGCCAGTTTATCCCTAATCGAAGTTTAGGTATCAACTCAGCCCTTGAGTTGGCAAAAATTGACAAATTAGCCCAAAAGCAATCAGTTTTAATACCTAAACGTTTGTCAAATTTGGGCTAATTTGTCAAGTTTTGCCAACTTCGGGACTTAGTTGATACCTAAACTTCGATTTGAGCTAAAGCGATCCTGCCCCCAACTTCAGGGGCCATTTTGTCCCttaattcattatttttatttagttcaccTTGTGTCGCTCAGTCACGTGCCTGTGCCTTGCgcctaggctccaggaccccttggCCCCTATTTGTGCGTCTTTAATAACTATGCCAGAAACGTGATGCTGTAAGTATTTCTGATGGTCTAACTAATTGTTCTTTCTTATTTTTAGGGAGAGGCTGTAAGGTCTCTATCAGGTATTGATGATCTTGCACATACGTTTTCGAAGGTTAGTACACTAGTTGCTGATAATGTCAAGTATAAAGTTAATCATTTTTCCTTCTAGTTTATGGCTATGTATCATTTATCTAATTGTTGTTGCAAATAATAGAGAACGATAGATTACTACCTCAAACATCACTTTCCGATATGCCGAAAAGTCATCTGCAGTGTAGCCAAAGATTAGAAATGTTAGATCATGCTTGGTTGTTTGCTAATATATGCTTGATTTTGTTCTTGTGCAGTTGAACAAGGATGTAGGCCAGCCAATAAACGAGGGGACAATAAATTATGGAGAAACTAGAGAATGTAAGTGTGGGAATTTCATGAATTTGGATTTTTATTGAAATGTAACTAAGCCACAAGCTTATAGGTCTTTCTCCTTGCATGCACTCGTCATCACTTTAGATTATGTTACATGGAAACACAAACGGAAACCAGGACACAATATCTATAGAAATTATAGGAGATGGCAATGTGTACATAATAAAACTAATATGTGTATAAAAGGGTGGCCCGGTGCACTAGGGTCCCCGCTATGCGAGGGTaaggggaggggtcccaccacaagggtgtactggggcaagccttcccttgccaattttggcaagaggccgctcctataACTCGAACacgtgacctctcggtcacacgacaacaacgtttaccattGGGCCTTTTTTACTTTCAGTTTGGCTTTTCGACCTGGGGGAGAAAGCCTCTGTGAAATATTCCCTGTCTCTGTAGTTCTTTTTTCGGCGAATCCTTCATCTGACGCCTCATTTGGTCTAGAAAATAACCTCAGGCCCGGGGTAGTTCCTCTTTCTGCGCCAAGGCTCGTCCTCTAAAACTAATATGTgtatatctataaaaaaaacatttaaattaTAAGAATGTAATTTTAATGGTTATTTGtatatacattaaaaaaaattacataataGAGGGGAAACGAGATTTTTTCATTGTAAAAGCTTATGAGGTAGAAAATATTAGAGATTTACTGAACATGTGATTAACATTGATCCATTTCTGAAAACATATTATATTCTAGGAAATGAGTTTCCAATTTTTTCTAGGTAAAAAGTATCCCGAGgatcttgatcttttattttttggtggattaagcccttgatcttttatttggacacATTAGTCCCCTGGTAGGACCAAAAAAGTTGATATTTTAACATAAAACTCGGGTAACTAACTGTTATTCATCTCATTTGCATTctgaatttgtatttttatcaGTTCGAATGCAGTTTTTGATGTGCATAATGTGGCTATAGGGAAACCATAAAAACCTTATTTCGAAccgtataaaatataatttcagacacaaataaaatgaataCCATCTTTTTAAgtgaattagatgttcacaatTAACCAATTTGGCAAGTAAGTGCTTAAtgtgacaaaaaaataaatgatcagggggctaatgtgtccaaataaaagatcaagggcttaatgcaccaaaaaataaaaggtcAGGGACCTTAGAatgcttttttccttttttaaaatTAGGGAAACGTGACCTGGAACATTTCATGAAAGCTTCCAAGAGTTTCAGTTTCTGTTCAACATAGCTTCCCGATATAATATGCTTTCTTTTGGCCACATTATTACCTCCCTGTGCTATGACTATAATTTATAGTAGTGTATCTCGTAGCTATAGTTAATGCATCTTGCTACCTTGGTGACTGTCATGTAATACATATAGGTTTTATGGAGCTCGTAGGTTCAAAAGATTCACAATTAAGTATACTGTGTCTTGGTGTATTTAGAATTGGAACAAAAATAGTTTTCGTCAGTATTGTTAGTTTAATATCGTAGAAGTGTGCGACAATATTTCTGTATTTCAATCCATCTGGCAGACCTTATAATTTGTAGCTTGGAGCCTGAAGGTGAATTTGAAAACACTgcttactctttttttttttttttgcttcatTGGGATATTTATCGGGTAATGTTATGCAATAAGGTAGTGGCATATCTCTGGATGTGGAGACTCTTATAAATTGTTGACAGATTTTGTGCATAATGATATTTATACTGCATAaaaatgttgagtaaaatacATATATCGGCCCTCAACTGTATTGCTACTAACATTATGGCCCCTAAACTTCATTTTGTGTCAATTTTTTAAATGGAATTTTGTTGATTTGGACGTTTTTTTAAACTTGATTTGGACTTCAATGTTTTAGTAATGTAAAGTTCAAGGAGTTTTATGTCACAAAATGAAGTTTGGGGGTCATAATATTAGTAGCTCTATAATTGAGGGGCCATTAATATATTTTACCCTTAAAATGATGATATTTCTTATATTCTTCTAGTTTTATGCTTAATATTGTAATAAAGCAATTGGTTCCATCTTATAAAACTTTTAGTTCACATAGTTTTGGACTTCACCTCGAGAAATGAATAATGAGAAGTTTATGTATGATATTTTCTTCCAGTTTCATCTACTGGTCAATGGGCACCGCACCCGAATGCTCCTAACTGGCTGGATCAACAGCGGCTAATCAACTTTGGAGGTATTGAGGATGCCCAAAGGCGGTCCATGCCGCCATATACTTCTCAAAGAACATCATACTTAGAGCAGCCAGAACACCATGGGCGTTTCTCCAGTGAACCAATTCCTGTGCCGAAGTCTTCATTTGCATCGTATCCGCCCCCTGGTGAACAATCTTCACCAAACAAAAGTCATTTAGATGTTCCATATCTTGGTGGTGGCTCCCAAATGGCGATACCTTCACCTAACCTCTCTCCCTTTTCTAGTCAGTTTCAGTTAACAAGTTTACGTCATGGCTCACCGCATTTTGGTGGAAATGCATCTCAGTATCCTGTTGGTTTATCTCCAAATAATCAGTCGCCGAACCAGTGGGTTAACCGTATGGGCTTGTACCCTGGAGATTATCCTAACCGTTCAAGTAATATGTTACAGCAACAACCACCTCATCAGAATGGTTTAATGCCTCCGCACTTGCTGCCGCACCAGCAGCATAGACTGCAGTATCCAGTTCAGCCACAGTTGCGCCATTTATCGAGTATGGAGTCTCAGCTACTTAATCCTCATCTTTCTGCATCTCCTCCCATGATGAGCAAGTTCGAAGCAGTGCTTGGCCCAGGCGATGTTAGAGATCAAAGACCAAGAGGAGCTGTGAATGGTAGAGAAAATTGGCAATATTCTCAACAGGGCTTCGACATGTATGGTCAGAGGTTCAACAGTGCCAGGCATCGATTCAGATCAAAATACATGACAGCTTATGAACTTGAGGGTATTCACAGAGCACAGCTTGCTGCAGTTCACACTAGTGACCCGTACGTGGAGGACTACTATAACCAGGCTTGTCTTGCTAAGAAATCAAGTGGGGCACAGCTCAAACATCATTTCTGCCCGATTCATGTGCGAGATATTCCTCCCCATGCACGTGCTAACACTGAGCCACATGCTTTTCTCCAGGTTGATGCTCTTGGTAGAGTTCCTTTTTCTTCAATCCGTAGACCCCGACCACTTCTTGAGGTTGATCCTCCAAATGTATCGAATAGTGATGTTACTGATCAGAAAGTTCCTCAGAAACCCTTAGACCAGGAGCCATTACTTGCAGCTAGAGTGGCAATTGAAGATGGTTTTTGCCTTCTTCTTGATGTAGATGATATTGATCGTTTTCTGGTATTCAATCAGCACCAAGACGGTGGCGGCCAGTTGAGACGCAGGAGGCAGGTCTTGTTGGAAGACCTTGCGACATCTCTGCAATTGGTTGACCCTCTTGGAAACAATGGACATGGAGTTGGACTTGCTCCAAATGATGATCTCGTGTTCTTACGATTAGTATCTCTACCCAAGGGACGGAAGCTTCTCGCATGGTACCTTCAGCGCCTTCCTCCAGGTAGTGACATATTGCGAATAGTCTGTATGGCTATTTTTCGTCATTTGAGAATTCTCTTTGGAGATCTCCCTTCTGATCCCAGAACTGTAGAAGCTACAAATATCCTTGCACGGGTTGTATCATCATGTGCCCGCCGAATGGATGTTGTTTCACTCAGTGCTTGTCTTGCAGCAGTTGTTTGTTCCTCAGAACAGCCTCTGCTTCGACCCCTTGGGAGCTTTGCCGGAAATGGAGCTTCTCTTATCTTAATATCTGTTCTTGAGCGAGCAGCCGAATTGCTGAGCCAGCATAATTCGCCTAATCAATCTATTTGGAAGGCCTCATTTGATCAGTTTTTCGGGTTGCTCATGAAATATTGCATGAATAAATACGATAGCATTATGCAGTCTTCTCTGCCAGATCCATCTGAAGCTATTAAGGACGAACTACCAATGGAGCTCTTGCGTGCAAGCATTCCCCACACAAATGACTTTCAAAAGAAGATGCTATTCGATCTCTCCCAGCGTTCCATAGTCGGTCAAGATGGTGATAACGGCAATTGCACAAATACAGTATTGGTAAAGTCTTGATTCTTATACCAGAAGGTAAAATTTTGAGGCAGCATCCCAGCTCTATGTGCTTTCTTGTGGCTTAACTTGCCCCGAGTTCTGTAACTCGAATCATCAAACTCGCGTTGATTGTCGGCTCTAAGGCCATCACCGGAAAAATTATAAGAATTGGTGCTTTTTGGAGAAGAATTTTGCAGTTGCAGGGAAAAATTCCTAGAAATCCATTACAGATTATGAGGAGAATAGAGTTTTACTTTGATTCAGTATGTTTTAGGAAATAGAACGAACTACTTCAGTTTTAACTAGTTCTTGATTCTTCTTTTTCATCTTCATTTGTATCTGAGAATGAATTTATTGTTATTTTGGTTTTTAATTCACTATTCTCTTCCGTAAATTGCGTCTAAGTTTTTGGCATTCGTTTCAGGAAGTTGTTGCGCTAACGGATCTACAATGGGGGCACTTGCCCCACTGAGATCTAGGAATTTATAAAACTGTGTAATTTATGATTTGCAGATTTTGCCcccaattttttaaattttcgattttttttttattttttatttttgtaaattgcattattaataattgaaattcaagaataataaataattgaagtttttttgTAAGTTGTGTTGTAGTGTTGATTGAAGTTTTTGTGTAAATTGAGTTATTAATTATTGGGATTTAAGGATGGTTATTGAAATTCGAGGATGATAATGGAAGTTTGTATGTAAGTTGTGTGATGATTATTGAAATTCGAGGAtgataattgaagtttttatgTAAGTTGTGTTATGAGGAtgataattgaagtttttatgTAAGTTGTAGTTTTTATGTAAGTTGTAGTTTTGAGTATTGAAATTCAACGATGATAATTGAAGCTTTTATGTAAGTTGTGTTTGCTTCCACTAAGGTTAAGGTAAAAATCTAGATCCGTCTGTGGCGCTATAgatattttcttttaataaactcaccaagttttacatttgatttcaataaaatcatttcgATAAATTTTTGTATAAAAGTTTGGGtcaaagtataaaaataaaccttgtgattACACCTATTTTCGTTCAGCACCtttatggtttaaaaatttacaaagtTATTAATCAATAAGGTAttagtttgtaaatttttaaaccacaagggtaccaatcgaaaacaggtgtaaccacaatgtTCATTTTTGTATGTTTCTCCATATGTAATTATTTAAGAGAgaataaacatgtttaattgttttttcttctctatatatatttagttaattaatttaaaacactAAAACTAAAAGTagtatgtattttttttatttttttatttttttgtttcaaaaaaaaagtatgtattttatttcggttcggttttggaccgaaccaaaaaccaaactagcttaaaaattaaaaccgaatcgaatcaaaatataatttggtttggtttgttCCGGTTTTTTCGGTCTTTGGGTTTTCGGTTCAGATCTGCTCATCTCTACTTGTAAATCATTTATTACTCCCTACATTTTCActaaaaatactgtttaatccTTTGTCAATCAATCCCATTTTACAACACATACTATTTTTTCAATTTGTATGTAGAATACACAGATTGTGACCAGAAATGCATTCAGTATAAAGGgcagcccggtgcactacgcatccccgctaagcgagggttcAGAAAAGAGTCCCACCATAAGGATGTATAGGGGGTAAACCTTCCCCTACCAATTtgtttggcaagaggccgctcctaagactcgaactcgTGACCTCTTGgacacacgacaacaacgtttacttTTTCCATTTCATGAAGTTGCATAAAATTTTGAGGTCTAAAAGTGGTCA
The DNA window shown above is from Euphorbia lathyris chromosome 1, ddEupLath1.1, whole genome shotgun sequence and carries:
- the LOC136221812 gene encoding protein PAT1 homolog, with the protein product MESGIFTQAAGDSSTDSLLFDASQYAFFGNDHVQEVELGDLEEEEEEFPGAEFDEEEVLIGGQEGEAVRSLSGIDDLAHTFSKLNKDVGQPINEGTINYGETREFSSTGQWAPHPNAPNWLDQQRLINFGGIEDAQRRSMPPYTSQRTSYLEQPEHHGRFSSEPIPVPKSSFASYPPPGEQSSPNKSHLDVPYLGGGSQMAIPSPNLSPFSSQFQLTSLRHGSPHFGGNASQYPVGLSPNNQSPNQWVNRMGLYPGDYPNRSSNMLQQQPPHQNGLMPPHLLPHQQHRLQYPVQPQLRHLSSMESQLLNPHLSASPPMMSKFEAVLGPGDVRDQRPRGAVNGRENWQYSQQGFDMYGQRFNSARHRFRSKYMTAYELEGIHRAQLAAVHTSDPYVEDYYNQACLAKKSSGAQLKHHFCPIHVRDIPPHARANTEPHAFLQVDALGRVPFSSIRRPRPLLEVDPPNVSNSDVTDQKVPQKPLDQEPLLAARVAIEDGFCLLLDVDDIDRFLVFNQHQDGGGQLRRRRQVLLEDLATSLQLVDPLGNNGHGVGLAPNDDLVFLRLVSLPKGRKLLAWYLQRLPPGSDILRIVCMAIFRHLRILFGDLPSDPRTVEATNILARVVSSCARRMDVVSLSACLAAVVCSSEQPLLRPLGSFAGNGASLILISVLERAAELLSQHNSPNQSIWKASFDQFFGLLMKYCMNKYDSIMQSSLPDPSEAIKDELPMELLRASIPHTNDFQKKMLFDLSQRSIVGQDGDNGNCTNTVLVKS